The DNA region tctttgttcatctatataTGCTAGCGACGAATAGTGACAGGCACCACAATCAAATGCTCAGagggtacaattaacctgtgtatccacttgtCGCCGTTCATAATTaaagaataagtcatggctccCTGCGAGTATCTCAGCCTTGCGTTCAAcgaaacaggcccagatttcacatcGAGTACGGcagtttgtgagtaaattgagatgagatcgtCATATcatttttgtgacctttttgttggtggtgtgctgtgagatttttctattgtaaaatgGGTGCTGTAGCTTAATAAAGCAAGGTTGTGAAGCACTGCAGTACTGTACATTCAAAtaacagatatatatatatatttttaaatataaagtcTGTTATCATCAGTCatcaatcaattttaaaaaaagaatccccaCAACCCAAAGCGTTAGTTTTCTggaaaacaccaaacaaaaggGAGAAGTACAGTCTCCTAGCAACAGCAGCCTCACCCCTCCCCATGTCTGGCTCCCCTTCCTCTTAAATGTGTGCTCTGATGCATGTGCAGCAGACGTGTGAGGTATTCCCCTTGATAACATGGTTGCTGATGTTTTATTTCCTTGGCAGCTTCCTATTTATCATCTCATGTTTGATCTAATTATCAATGTGACTGTTCTCCAATTTTAGGACACAGGTGAAGCCATACCTCTTATGATGGAGAGCTGCATCCGATTCATCAGTCGCCATGGTGAGAAGATTCTTCCATCCAGTGATATGTGTAGCACCAGCCTTTACTGCGCACTGATTGGTTGCATTGAGTCATGTGACCGGTTCTGACCCGACTGAACAAACTACAAAGCCAATATCCAGCATTCCAAtcctgaaaatgaaaaattgatGTAATAAAGCCACTGTGTGGTTATGTCTGTTGTAGGTATGCAGCATGAAGGCATTTTCAGAGTATCAGGCTCCCAGGTGGAGGTCAATGACCTCAAGAATGCATTTGAGCGAGGTAGCACTACAATTTACTAAAAATATGAGCCTTTTCCCACCCACATCTTACAACTTTGTTTCTCTCCAACCTCTGTGGTCACAGGCGAAGACCCACTGGCAGGAGACCAGAATGACCACGACATGGACTCTATTGCCGGTGTCCTTAAACTCTACTTCAGAGGACTGGACCATGCCCTTTTCCCAAAGGAAGTGTTCCATGACCTCATATCCTGTGTCTGTAAGAGTCACCTCCGGCAATCTCTTTGTGTACctggtttgtttttcaaactctgTTTTGTGTGACTAATCTCTTGGGTGTTGTCACTGTTACGTTTCAGCAATGGAGAGCCTCCAGGAGCGAGCTGTCCACATTAAGAAAGTGCTGCAATCTTTGCCAAACAAAACCCTCATCATCATGAGATACCTGTTTGCCTTCCTAAACCAGTGAGTAgcagcacatgcacacacacacgtatacacgtgtCCCCTCTTTATTTGGAGTTCCCTCTGCGTGAGTGTGTAATGTCGCCTAAGCCCCACATtcacaagtacacacacacacacacacacttctttcTAATGAGATCTGATACAAGATCCTGAAAGAAAATGTCTACATCTACGTCGTtaacaatgctcagttttgacttTCAGAGAGGTCTAGACTTAACATAtactatttttattgttgtagttCGTACTGGCTACATCATGCTGAGAGCtgttcctgtctcagctttcttggaacgtgttgcagccataaaattctaagttaatgatttgctaaaaacaatcaagtttatcagtttgaacattaaatatctttgtagtgtattcaattaaatataggttgaacatgatctgcaaatcattgtattctgtttttatttatgtttaacacaatgtcccaacttcattggaattggggttttatttGAAATACCAATGTGATTAGAATCAGTCAATCAATTTCATGCAGTGCAGATATCCAATAAGGTTAAGTAATAGTTACAACAAGCATTTTGTTGAGGGACTATGGCAATGGCAAAATTTGTTATGgctcagtacagtacagtgtatgTTAGATTGTGctggtacctttttttttttccacccgaATACTCTCACATcagtatttttgtttagttttttactGGCACTACATCCAAAAGGGTATCTGGGCCTGACATTAGCATCTTTCCTATAGCACATTCTGTCTGCACACACTGTTAAACGTGAAATactgtaacaaaaaataaaaaaatgtctcgATCTCTGGGATGAGGCAAACCTCGTAAAACGGCCAAACAAGGCCCTCATAGGAGATTTTTGTTCCATTCAGTTCTTGAAAAGAGATCCCCGCCCCGCACTGCCCCCCCCGAAACCCCTTTCCACGAGGTGATTTATAGCCTTCTATCATATGCAATGTCTTGATGAGCTATGCAGGCATACATTCCCTGCAAAGCCAAACTCTCTGAATGTCACAGGGGAGACCTCCTCTTTTGTCAGCTGGGGTTTGTTTGGAGCCATAGAGATGCTTATGCTCTGCACTTTTTGATGCAATATTTGACATCAAAGACAGCGTGCATAACAAACAAATACCCATGTTTCAAGTTGATCACATCACATTGCAAAGGGAGTGAAACCTAAATGGTTACCTGAAATGTGAGACTCCTGAGTAAACGGAGTGCTCCCAGACAGTCTTGTGGAGACAGAAGAGAGGAGCTTCATCTTTGACCTGGGTGATTTACAGCCACCCTTAGAGCCTGCTTCTTCTCAAACACTCCCAACACCCTTGCTTGTAAACGATGTGAGGCATTCATGCCAGCATTGGAAGAGTTAACTGAAatttgacacacacatgcatacgtGTGTATTCAGAGGTATCTCACATGGTGCAACGCAACAAATATGTGCTTATATCATGTTGAACACTATCTACGATTGGtaggcaaccagtccagtgtgtacccgacctctcacccaaagtcagcaacTGTATTGAGGccaagcggtgtagaaaatggatggatggataatgcccCATACAATCAGTATGTATAAGATGtgaatattaaattaaattttcttcctcctccacccAGTTTGTCCCAGTACAGTGAGGACAACATGATGGACCCTTACAACCTTGCCATCTGCTTCGGCCCCACCCTGATGTCTGTACCGGAGGGCCACGACCAGGTCTCTTGCCAGGCCCATGTGAACGAACTCATTAAAACTATCATCATCCACCATGACACCATCTTCCCAAGACTGCACGACTTGCAGGGCCCCATCTACATGATCCCTGGAGCTGGTGATGACTTCTGGTAAGGTCCCGGGAAGGAAAGGCGAGTGGGTACAAACTTAAGTTGTTAAAGCTAGGAGTAGCAGAGCTACTTCATCTGTTAAATAACAAGAGGAAGCTTTGTGATAACAGTGAGGCCAGAGAGAGGCAGTTGTTAAATTTCAGAGCTGCTGAGGAATGATTTGGGGGAAGGCTCAGCTTTTCTTCGTGGTTCTGGGTCAGGGGGCTGCGAGGATCCTTTTACCCACCATCACACGAGAGATGGCAGACCACATCagctcacatacacacatatagacatacagtacatacagagATTAATATTTTTACTGTACTAACAAACCACAGCAACAGTTATGAATGTATCCATGTAGTTTAGTTGCTAAGTAACAGGGAAGTCATTCTCAGGTTCAGATTTGACTGAAAAAGCACATTgcaaattaagttttttttgtgtaaatgtaataaaacatatttGGTTGTTTACTtacaaatgcagaaaaaaagaaatttctcAGACGCACATTCGCACTAATGTTGTTGTTCAACAAAAATGCTGCTTGCTAAAAATGTTAATGGTTACATAATAGCATCACCATATCAACAGACTAAAGCTCcgtcaaagaacaaaatgtgcaGTTCCTTAAGGACAGGTAGGTTATAGTATGCTTTCAAATAATTTTCTATAATATTGGACTTTTTCCTGCAAGAGTGTCTGAGGTCAGGACACCATCACGGACATAGAAGCAATGATGTTACAAAGATGTGTTGGCGTCACTGGAAGAACGTAATACATCATTGTCATCCATATGCTTAAAGAGTCTCTACCTAacttatactgtatttgtatgttatCCTATCCTATGATAGACTGGGATCTACTGTATTAACCAGCAATTATATGGTACTTTTCAACTTAGCGACAGCATCtgtcagcattcacacacacacacgctgcagGAATCACAATTCATATTTAATACAGTGGAGCCCTAAAGCCAAACACACCTTGGCTTGTACCGTTCCTAATTCTCTAAATTTGAACCAAACAAGTTCGAAGTTACCTTGCCGTATCTCAAGAGTCCTCagttcagcgagcatcaaaCGTTTAACTGCATGAGGCtgatttttgggtttttttgggctgttttttttttttctctccccgaTTCAACTAATGGCTTTAAGAGAAAAATAATGTAAGAGAGGAAGACTATACACTGAAAGTTACATTAAATAGGTAGACTCATGCATAACTATACAGTTACTTGATATCACAATTAAtgtagtgttttattgtttgcttTACAGCAGTTAAATTATTGCTGCTTGAAGAAACATGACACTTGACTTCATTTTTAGGTTTTTTAGGTTTTATTAAATGTGTAAGTTAACAATGTTATGTTAAAATTGCCTATACCGTGCGagaggttttatgatggcaacagtttgaccctggaaaatactatttttactttcattttcttAGGGAAAAGCAGCTGATTGTATtcaaccttagaggttccactctatATAAAACTGTGCTTCCTTTTGGCCACCATTGATAATTCAATATTCGTccaattaaaactttttttttttgcaaaatactTAATCAAGTTATTGCTTGTGGAAAGTACATGTTTAGGTCTTGAGAGATATGATTTCAGTGGTGTGCCACATGTGACTTAATGTGACTGGGCCGAAAAATGTACTTCAGACTGCAAGTTGTCAAACACATGGCGACAGTCTGATGCATCCTCATCTGCTCTCTTTGTCCATTCTAGTGACAGTCCACACTGTGATCCCCCGCTTGTGCAAGAGCCGGCGCCCGACACTGTGTCCGTCAGCCACAACAGCGAAGATGGTGCGTAACAAACATGTTTAATACTGTAAGAAGCCTCACGAAGTAGAATTGCTTCTGGTACTAGCTCATGAGATCTCCTCGAACTCTTTGTGGCTGAAAGCTTTTCCACCAGCTCACATCCTGCTGGCTGATTATGCTGCTTTGTCAcaacttgtgtatttttttaaaaaatgttttccctcacCAAACACAACAGCACTAACCTGCCCTGCATCGCTCTTGGGTTCCACTCTCTTTCTCTCGTTTTGTACCACCCACTCTGTCGCTTCCTGTCTCTGTCCACCTTCCTCTCAACATCAGGCACCTTGGCTGTTTCAGAGTCTGACCCAGTTGAAGCCATTGCTCGGTTCGACTATTCTGGCCGGACCAGTCGCGAGCTGTCATTCAAGAAGGGTGCCTCGTTGCTTCTGTACCAGCGAGCATCTGATGACTGGTGGGAGGGGCGACACAATGGAGTTGATGGACTAGTGCCACATCAGTATATTGTGGTCCAAGACATGTAAGATGTGTACACTCGATATGCTTGATACAGTATTTGCATAAGGACATTATTCTTTTTCCTGCAAAGAACATCACAGTGTTTGTCAACTGTCCTGTGGAAATCCCCATTGCTCTTCCAGCCAAGAAAAGATCATTACAGCTTAGCATCTGGTTACCTGATCTATTCATGTTCCCATGGTGGGATGTTTATATCTGTGTGAGGTTGTGAAAGTTCACCTGAATGTAGAGCAGATGTAGTGTATGAGATATACTTTGTTGACAGCCCGCCTATGAGGGAGATTCCGGTTGTGGCTAGTTGCTCTCGAGTTGCTTTGCAGTTTAGAGATCAGTGAGGTTTGAGGGGGTATTTATGAGTCAGCTTTAATATACAAAAAGCCCATTTTGAGCAATCATATTTGGAAAATTGTCTTTTCACGCCTCTTATATCAAACACTGAATCTCTCATTCAAATAGCAAAGCTGGATTTGTCTCAGTTTTTTCAtctggaaaatactttttttttttacctgtcagTAGTTTAAGTAGAATAGTAAAGTGTTGTCTTGCAGAAGCAATGTATAACTCATTGTCATTGAGTTACGAGAGAACACCTGATCTatgatttgattattttagGACCGATGGTGGTCGTGGAAGCCCAAAATCTGACGTGGACACCAGGGACCAGATGGAGAGGGTTTCCACTCGAGGCAGTGCCGCGTCTCCTACAGGCACGCATGTGGCCGACATCTACCTGGCCAACCTCAACAAGTGAGTCTCGCATGCAGATTGTACAGCTGAAGTACAGTTTAAAGGAGCGCCACACGTTTTTGTTCATTCTTACTGGCCAATTATGCTGAAACAAGCGTTCGTTCACACTTAATAATGAGCGGGGAAAAAATTCCTGGTGCACACATTTGGGCTGATCAAAAGTTGccaggtttattaaaaaaaaaaaaaaaaaaacacaagctgATCAGACAGTGTGatgctttttgcttttttttattttaacgccTGTCCCTGTCTTAAGTCTATGTAGTTTTCACATTTCAGTTGAAGAGAACCAAACCGCACATAGATTTCAGACACAAGCGATCACCCTGCCTGTTTGGTGTGCACCAGGGTTTGGATGATTGCACCTGACCAAACAAACCGCACTGGCAGCGCAATCgtgacatattttgttttaaccGAACCAAACCAAACAAGTATGAACACACCCTCACTAATAAAGAAAAGCTACTCAATAATTCTCTCATTCAGGATGAGGAAGCGTCCAGAGTCCGGAAGCATCAGAAGAACATTCCGGAGCTCAGAGAGTGATAGTCCAGGGGCCAGTGGAGGCAATGTGGGAGGGGTGAGGACTGCATCTCTTCCTATAGGTGGCGCTCTGGTGAAGGACACTGCAGACAAACGGCCAGTTAGTGCTCATAGCATTCTCAACTCCATCACACGCCACTCCTCGCTGAAGACCAAGGTACTGTGACTTTTAGCGTTTAAGATTCAAATTTCTTCAGTTAATGACGTGTTAAATTGATAATGAATAATCAGGTGGAAAGCCCTCAGCTGCGCAAGTCAACTCCGGCAGGACGCTCCAAGAGCTTCAGCAACCATAGACCTCTGGAGCCTGAAGTCATAGCCCAAGTGGATCAAAGCTCACAGGTACTGCTCACTCTCTGTGCTGATTTTAGGTGCAGTGCCCCTTCAAATGgcgctttctttcttttctaatacatattttacatttaatccAGAGcagtgtgtataaaaaaaaacctccaaatTATGTTATAAATTAATCATTATATTACCAATTTTACTAGCCATTGAGGAACCATTGATtcattgaaaaatattatttagagTATGCAGTATATATTATCCATGTCATGCTATTATTAGGAACGCcttcaaattttgtttttgttgttttgctcaCCAAATATGGTATCTCATTCCTTGGTTTTGGTGATGTTATTTTTTCTATCACTTCAATGAGATTCACAGTTTAATTTGAGCTGAACTTATTATTACAACCTGATTGTTCCGCTCATCAACTCTTGCGGTACAATACATTATGAAGTACATTTGCAGTTTCATAAATAACCGGAGGATACCTGGTGGTATACATTGTGATCATGTTGTAATTGTCTATGAGCATGTACTGTAATTCTTGGTTCCTTACTGTGTGTCTGCCCAACTCTGTCCCTGGGCATTGCGCCGTTCAGTCCCTAGTTTGCTGTTCAACCAGTTTAGTTCAGTCATTCCCACCCACTGTGCTCTGGTGTGGGAAATTCGAATTTGACTTAACTGGTCAggcaattattattcatttactaAAAATAATGGACAGTAAGAATCCTCTTTGTGTTGCAGGACATTGAGGCAGCAATGAGCTGCGCTCTGAATGAGCTAAGGGAGTTGGAACGACAGAGCACCTCCAAACACACCCCTGATGTGGTCCTAGACACACTGGAGCAGCTGAAAGGTGTGAGTGGTGGCGGAGGAGGGGCATCGGAACCTTCCAGCCCGCTCCATTCCCGCCTGTTGCGGGACAGCGAGGGGGGCCCCTCACACGTCCACCCACTTCAGCGCAGCGCCTCCTCAGCCAGCGACGTGCCCTCCTCCTTCCGAGCTACCAAGAGCCAGCCGAAGAGCCCTCTTCCCTCCGCCACGCCGCCTTCCCTGTCTTCTTCCTCTCTATCCTCGTCGGTTCCTTCCTTCAGAGAGCTACGTCCCCCGGCAACGAGGCCCAAGCCAGTGGTGTTCCCTAAGAGCGGCGGAGGGAGTGGCAATCCAGCCATGGGCTCCCCAACATCCATTGTGCCCCCTACAcctcctcctccgccaccagggcacacacatttgcttcctcacgcccctcctccaccacctTCCTCCCAGTCTAATGACAAATCATGCCCGGCTTAGCACCTCCTCTCTCCTAGCCAAGCTCCAATCTGATCCTAATGCTTAAATCAGCAGGTCTTCTATTGTTGGAAGCACTTAGTTTGttctgcatacagtatatacttgcTAACCAACGACACACTGTAGCATTTAGACATCACAATCCATTTTAGAGTGTCACAAGGTTGCACTGCAGGCAACTTTTCAATGATCGTAGCATGGGAACATTTTTCAGGTCTTTCACAAGGTCAGACGTGCTGACCTATGGACACTTGCAGCTTTCATACATTACGGGGTGGGCCAACGTGTTGCTCTACTTCACACGGAGATTTTCATGAAGAAAAGcactgtttgattttttttccctttaataGTTTTTAAGACCCTCTTACGATCAGAATGGATTGTTTAATTCTTAAGCAGAGACTGAAAAATGTTAAGCTCTCTTGAAATGAAACACACTGTCTTGCTGCTTCACACATGGAAGACTCTAGATGAACCTCTGTATTTAAAGACTGGGCCAAATATCATCGTGAGTGATCGTGAGCTTTATCTCttcgagacttttttttttaattagtttggGATCTTGGTCCTATAAAATGTCGCCAAAAGAAATTCTAAATTTAGGGTGGGTAACCCTGAATGGGAACCGAGAGCATTTGATCAAGTACAACTTCCGACAAACTGTTAGAAAAAGTCCCAAAACATTTAAACCgtaaattatatacagtatataataatgaacatttgtttgattgttgCATCATATAGCTTCATAAATTTAGGATGGCCACCGATAGTAAAAGGTTCCGCGGCCCTAAATAAAGCAATAAGAATAATGGAACGCTGGTAGTTTGAGGCATTATGCTGCTTTTTTTCCTGCAGCTCTTCTTTGTGTAGTGGACCACTGAAAgccagcatttttttctttgtaatgtTGGACTGTACACGCACACGTTCTCCACAGacgtgtgtgtggtgttttgtgGCAGCTAAACACCATTCAGGTTGCATGCTGTGGCCATTCGACAGCAGCTTACAATGACTAGATGGCTGACAACAACATCGTTTTATGTATCTCCAATATCAGTGAGAGGgtaactacaaaaaaaaaaaaatacacagctTGATCATATAATTATACTTTGCAGTAAAAAGAGTTTAATTATTCTAATGCTGTTTATGTATGTTTATTAATAATTAGGGTAACTGGAAGCCTGGTGCTGAGGGTCATTTAAGTGTTTAGAGCACAACCAACCACCTCATCCAATTCTTAAGCACCCTTTTATTCTAACTTTTTCACTGTTACTGTTTTATGGTTAAAGGTGGAACTGCGTTGCCATCtggttgtgtgcatgtgtgcgctgCTATGTGGGCAtgcttggatggatggatgaatccacTAGAAGGGAATGACAAAGCTATGATAAGGCAAATATGTGTCTTTTTATTCACAGGATTTTGCAATAAAAGTGCCACGAAACCTTTtgttaaaaacaaccacaaaaccCTTACAAAGGTGGCCAAAGAAGAACCCATTTATTATAGGGAGTATAGCTACATTTAACGTTCAAATACATCTCTGCTTTTACATGTAAATTAGATCAGGATAtaaagtcattaaaggcctaaaatatttttcccccaTTTGTGTAGTATATCAGACACTGCATCACATGCTCTCTTGCATATTGAATTATACTTGTACATTTTtgaggttttgtttgtttatcacTATCATGATTGTATATTACTGTGTATTTTTGTTGCTCTTACCTCATCACGACAACTGGAGGAACTGTGACTGCGTGCTTGTGCACACAGAGGAAAACATGGATGTCGGTGGTTGGTGCGTTTGTCTGATCTCAAATCAATCGTCTTGCACCTGAACAAAGTTGGCTTTGCGTTGGACTAACTGTGTGTGGGTGAGTTATCAGATTTGTCAAATATGCATTTGTGTCTATTTggaaacaactaaaaaaaaaaagtgtcaaatttatttatagttGTCTTTCTATTACTGGAGAATCCTGTGTTCAGATGTACTTTGTATATACAATGTTGTACATTACAGAGGTACACTTCTTTTTGGTACAATATTGTACAGTAATATCAATAGTGTTTTAATCAAATAGGCCTTATATAATTCTATGTGTAGTTCTTGtcgtagatttttttttttttttaataaacattgcTTGCTATTATTTTTGACTTCATGTATCATCTTTCTGCCCAAACTGGCATTAGTTCTTTAGCAAGTATGTGCAGACGAAAGTAATTGACATTTGTCTGCAGATACTCCTTGAACGTGTTTAATATATACACAATACTAGTTGATTAAAGCTCAGACCCCATTATAGTACAACCAACGCTGTATATTTTTATACCACAATatatgtggaaaatgtttttgtttccacgTGTTCAAAACGTGCCTTATTCCTGAGGTAACCAATGACTCCAACTCCCAGAAGCCACCTCGCCCAAGTCCTGAATCAATAAACTTGggacgttgttttttttagtaaagtttaaaagttttaaaacaatgaagacaaattatttgtaaataGTAATGTAAATGTAAGTAATAAACAATGAAGACAATTAGTAAACGTATTTCTGAATGTAAATGTCAGTAGCGAGACTGAGCAGGACTTAATGTCACGTGACCCACTTTAAACGCTGGTTTATCTACCgaaattagtattttgtggcTGCTCCTCTCTTCTAAAAGTCCACGTAATGGATACAAGTTTAACCAGGAGGTGACTTTTCGCTTCAGTGACATATTTTGGAGGTAGCGTTTGAAACCGTTCACGTTAGCACATTTAGCTCCGTTTCCGCAATCAAAACTCAACCGCAGCAGACAGCGAGCCGAGCAGACACTTCCTCCGTGAGTCCAAATTCTGAAATGTGGTTACCAGCGCTGCTTTGAGACAGAACTACAACACCCTTTTGGCCCCAAATACCGAAGGAAAGGAAAGCTCGCGGCAGCCATTGTAAAGACATTCAACCTCAGGTGTGGTACTTTATCCTGCTGCGGAAGTTTTTGCTTTTACACGGAAGCCAATTAGTTTACGGATTACTGACGAGCGCGGACACAACTGAGCTGTGCAATATATGTGCTATCTGCTAACTACTGCTAAGATAGTATTGACATCTATGGAAgttatttgtccaaaaaaaaaaagttttgttttttgttttgtttttgtacgtgCTGTTTCTCTGTAAAATCTGACACGCTGGCTCAGTAGAACCACTTCTCTAAAGCTATtaagttatatttttgtgtgtatctAGTAAGGAATATTTGTCTATTTGTACTAAAGAGATTTAGAAATTGCTACTTCTGTATTTCACTTAACGATAAGAAACTAAGATTTGTGCCCATGTTTCATTAATTGACTCTTTGCTGCCATAATGTCAGAGATGACAGCAAGCACCCCCAACTACTTGTGGTCCTTACAGGATGTCCTGGGTCAAGGGGCAACTGCCTGCGTCTACAAAGCTCGAAATAAGGTTACCTCTTAGTTTGTTTTCAATCACCACACGTCTCTGCTGGTCATATTTCCTCGACACCAAGTCAAAATACTGACCTCGCccatttgttgttgctgttgtgtgtAATTGTGTATAATGTTTGTTTAGAGGACAGGTGAGTTGGTGGCAGTCAAGGTGTTCAACTTGGCGAGCTACAACCGCACTCACGAGGTCCAGATGAGGGAGTTTGACATGCTGAGGAAGCtcaaccacaaaaacattgtcaagCTTTTTACAGTGGAGGAGGTAATTAGGCTACGTTTCATGCAGGGAAACACGCAATTGACAGTATACACCTACTCCTCCTGTGTATACTGGACATTTATCTAGTCACTCTGTTagattaaaatgtgaatgttactGAATGTGCCAAACCTATTCTTTGTCTTTTGCAGCTGCCATCTAAACAGAAAGTTCTAGTCATGGAATTTTGCTCAGGGGGAAGTTTGCTCAACCTGCTTGAAGAGCCAGAAAATGCTTTTGGCCTGGCCGAGACAGAGTTTCTCACTGTATTGCAATGTGTTGGTAGGTGGGAGTTTAATAAATGTTGTAAAATTGttaaatgtacagtggaacctccaacaCAGTCGTTTCCACTATTTGTCCcagtggggaaaaaattaaatcaaatgaatACTTCCCAGGGTCAAAGTGTCGTGGTCATAATGTTAATCGCCTCCAGTTAATGCTTTTGATGCTCACTAAGACCCATgtctcactggcctggagacaAGTTGGTGACCTGACGGCGACTAGAGTCTCTGTGATGTCACCTTGGCCCAGTTGTTCAAAAAGTGTAATTGGGATCAAAATTTTCCAGATTTTgaaatccatctatccagctattgtctgtaccgctctatcctcacaagggtcgcgggtgtgctggagcctataccagctatcttcggccgagaggccgggtacaccccgaactggtcgccagacaatcgcagggcacatataaacaaacaaccatttgcgcacacattcacacctacggggaatttagagtcttcaatcaatctaccacgcatatttttgggatgtgggaggaaaccggagtgcccggagaaaacccacgcaggcacggggagaacatgcaaactccacacaggcggggccaggatttgaaccccggtcctcagaactgtgaggcagatgtgctaaccagtcggttcaccgtgctgccacgaTTTTGAaatcccttttttgtttttaaatgtatttattaattaatttattttttaaatgtaatgcgTTTTACTTTTATTGCAGTTGATTCAAGAAAAATTGGATTGGATCAGTCTGATCCAGAtacaaacttttaaaaaaaccaaatctGGATAATGAGTGATCTTAAGTAGACTGCATATCACACTGAAGGCTACTAGgtgtgtaaaataaaactaaacaaaaaaatagtagaATAGCTAGCATGGTGTCActcaatgtgtatttatttgaagaaacaaaaagcacagaaaatacaaatacagtacccCATTTTTAATATCCTTTACCAGCCCAAGTGCTTTGAATTCCAACAAAAAATTGTCAGGGAGCACGCACGCACCAtacactcacaaacacaaataatatgcatttatatatatatatatatatatatatatatatatatatatgaatgactggctagggcgtctgcctcacaattctgaggacgggggttcaatcc from Phycodurus eques isolate BA_2022a chromosome 10, UOR_Pequ_1.1, whole genome shotgun sequence includes:
- the srgap2 gene encoding SLIT-ROBO Rho GTPase-activating protein 2 isoform X3, with the protein product MEGRTLCSLYSQHYREIRAQLVEQLKCLDQQCELRVQLLQDLQDFFRKKAEIEMDYSRNMEKLAERFLTKTRSTKDHLLKKEQSILSPVNCWNLLLLQVKRESRDHATLSDLYLNNVIPRFAQISEDSGRLFKKSKEVGVQLQEDLMKVLNELYSVMKTYHMYNTDSMNAESKLKDAEKQEEKQMGRSSRQDDRQTPRSPDTLASIKADDKPIRRSSVKKIEKMKEKRQAKYTENKLKAIKARNEYLLALEATNGCVFKYYIHDLSDIIDCCDLGYHASLHRALRTYLSAEQNVEVSKHTGLETLEGAAESLEPNGDKQKLMETYNNVFCPPARFDFQSHMGDMMGFMCAQQPLEGELLQRCQQLQSRLSTLKIENEEVKKTMEATLSTIQDMVTVEDYDVSECFHHSNSMESVKSTFSESYLSKPSLAKRRANQQETEQFYFTKLKEFLEGRNLITKLEAKHDLIQKTIGESQKSDCCLASGRRNSAVRKQDTGEAIPLMMESCIRFISRHGMQHEGIFRVSGSQVEVNDLKNAFERGEDPLAGDQNDHDMDSIAGVLKLYFRGLDHALFPKEVFHDLISCVSMESLQERAVHIKKVLQSLPNKTLIIMRYLFAFLNHLSQYSEDNMMDPYNLAICFGPTLMSVPEGHDQVSCQAHVNELIKTIIIHHDTIFPRLHDLQGPIYMIPGAGDDFCDSPHCDPPLVQEPAPDTVSVSHNSEDGTLAVSESDPVEAIARFDYSGRTSRELSFKKGASLLLYQRASDDWWEGRHNGVDGLVPHQYIVVQDMTDGGRGSPKSDVDTRDQMERVSTRGSAASPTGTHVADIYLANLNKMRKRPESGSIRRTFRSSESDSPGASGGNVGGVRTASLPIGGALVKDTADKRPVSAHSILNSITRHSSLKTKVESPQLRKSTPAGRSKSFSNHRPLEPEVIAQVDQSSQDIEAAMSCALNELRELERQSTSKHTPDVVLDTLEQLKGVSGGGGGASEPSSPLHSRLLRDSEGGPSHVHPLQRSASSASDVPSSFRATKSQPKSPLPSATPPSLSSSSLSSSVPSFRELRPPATRPKPVVFPKSGGGSGNPAMGSPTSIVPPTPPPPPPGHTHLLPHAPPPPPSSQSNDKSCPA